The genomic stretch CAACTCGGCCAGACTAACGCCAGCTTGCTTGACGATAGAAGTCAATTGTAGCGCAGTCTGCAGACCATCACCGGAATAGTGGAAATGATGGCAGATAATATGGCCGGACTGTTCTCCTCCCAACATGGCACCAGTATCCCACATGGCAGTTTGGACATGTTGATCGCCAACGGGAGTACGGATTAATTTACCCCCCAGTTGTCGCCATGCCATTTCAAAACCCAAATTGGCCATCACTGTAGCCACTATGAGGTTGTCTGGCAATAGCTCCTTGGATTGCAGGTGTTTTCCCCATAAGTAGAGAATATAGTCGCCGCAGACTACTCTTCCCCGGGCGTCCACCCCCATAGCCCGATCAGCATCTCCATCAAAGGCAAAACCCAGATCAGCCTTATATTCCCTGACGGCCTGTTGTAACTTCTCCAGATGGGTAGAGCCACACTGGACGTTGATGCGCTCGCCATCTGGGGAGGAGTGGAGACAAATCACCTCCGCGCCCAGGGTTTCAAAGAGGAAAGGGGCTAATTCTACTGATGCCCCCCATGCCAAGTCCAACACAATACGCAGGCCGGAAAAATCCACACCCGCGGGGAGGGAATCCAAAAGAAACTTAGCATAGCGCTCGGTCAAGCAGTGTTGTTGTAGTACACTCCCACACTCGGAGGGATAGGGAAAAAGATGGCCATAGTAAATCTGACGGATGGCATTATCCATGGAGGTGGTAAGAAGAGAATCCAGCTTTTTGCCATCGCCACCGAAAAACTTAATGCCATTATCTGAGGGGGGATTATGACTGGCAGAAATCATGATGCCACCAACAGCCCCCGTAATATGAGCAAGATAGGCCACACAGGGAGTGGGACACAAACCCAAATGCCAAACCTCAAACCCCATGGCCGTCAAACCGGCGGTGATGGCCATGCTCAGCATATCACTAGAATTGCGAGAATCTTGGCCAATAATCACCACCCCACCAGGATAGAATTCCCGCCAAACCTTGCCCGCTGCAAGTCCCACCGCCAAAGCCAAATTGGGTGTTAACAACTCCCCCACCCTGCCTCTAATGCCATCAGTTCCAAATAGTTTCTCCGGCAACTGGCAATTCACTGAAGGGGGAGACGACCAAGACACTACCATTTTTGTTCCTCACACACAATTTTTAACAATAAATAGCTTATAACAGTTGCGTCTCTTCTCCCTAATTCAGTTTCGACGCTAGAGTTGCAATAAAAGTTTACATAGTATAGGATAGAGATGTAGTAACAAAAAAAAAATGGCAATTACCATTGTGGTTTTGGCAATTGTCCTGGTGGTGCTGTTGTTTTTGGGAGATGAGGACAACTGGGGAGGAGGCAAGGGGGAACCGGCCCTGGTGAGGGTTCCCGTAAAAAGTGAAAACCGGCTTCCCCCGACTGCAACTAGAAGAAGGTTTTATTTGCGGGGTTGAATTAAGCCATAGCCGCCGTGGTTACGCTCATAGATGACGTTGATTTCGCCGGTTTCCTTGTTGCGGAACATGTAAAAGTCATGGTCTACCAACTGCAGCTGTTCCAGGGCCTCTTCTACAGTCATCTCTGGCATAGCAAAATACTTCACCCGAACCACCTCCGGGGGTAATTGGGGCTGGCGAGAGCCTACCAGACTAGCTTCTACCATTTTCTCCTCCACCGCATTTACAGTCTTCTCGGTGGTGTGGGTTTTCCTGGCCAAAATGCGTTCCTTGTACTTGCGGAGTTGACGGGCAATTTTATCAGAAACTAGGTCTATACTGGCGTAGAGGTTTTCACTATTTTCCTGGGCTCGGATCACGGTGCCATTGGCATAGACTGTCACTTCTGCCTTATGTTTGTTGCTGATGCGGGCGTTGCGTTCCACCGACAAGTGGACGTCCATTTTTGTGGCCAGATGTTGAAAGTGTTTAACCGCCTTTTCCAATTTTTTCTCTACATAATTCCGAATGGCATCGGTGACTTGGATATTATTACCCTGGATCAATAACTTCATAACTTACACTCC from Geminocystis sp. M7585_C2015_104 encodes the following:
- the raiA gene encoding ribosome-associated translation inhibitor RaiA gives rise to the protein MKLLIQGNNIQVTDAIRNYVEKKLEKAVKHFQHLATKMDVHLSVERNARISNKHKAEVTVYANGTVIRAQENSENLYASIDLVSDKIARQLRKYKERILARKTHTTEKTVNAVEEKMVEASLVGSRQPQLPPEVVRVKYFAMPEMTVEEALEQLQLVDHDFYMFRNKETGEINVIYERNHGGYGLIQPRK
- a CDS encoding phosphoglucosamine mutase, with amino-acid sequence MVVSWSSPPSVNCQLPEKLFGTDGIRGRVGELLTPNLALAVGLAAGKVWREFYPGGVVIIGQDSRNSSDMLSMAITAGLTAMGFEVWHLGLCPTPCVAYLAHITGAVGGIMISASHNPPSDNGIKFFGGDGKKLDSLLTTSMDNAIRQIYYGHLFPYPSECGSVLQQHCLTERYAKFLLDSLPAGVDFSGLRIVLDLAWGASVELAPFLFETLGAEVICLHSSPDGERINVQCGSTHLEKLQQAVREYKADLGFAFDGDADRAMGVDARGRVVCGDYILYLWGKHLQSKELLPDNLIVATVMANLGFEMAWRQLGGKLIRTPVGDQHVQTAMWDTGAMLGGEQSGHIICHHFHYSGDGLQTALQLTSIVKQAGVSLAELVDNSFSRYPQVLKNVRVENQKKRASWHNCDAIQKAIADAEAALGAQGRVLIRASGTEPLIRVMVEAESPELTGYWSNYLAAVVAQSLA